One Argonema galeatum A003/A1 genomic region harbors:
- a CDS encoding ABC transporter ATP-binding protein, whose product MATTIWMEGITKSYRLGEMEVPVLKGIDLNIEEGEYVAIMGMSGSGKSTLMNILGCLDRPTGGYYFLDGRNLTTMTNDELAYIRNQQIGFVFQQFNLLPRATALENVMLPMVYAGISKPQRRRRAEEALTRVGLAQRLSNRPSQLSGGQQQRVAIARALVNRPALVLADEPTGALDTQTSEEVMELLGDLNRQGITIVIVTHEPDIAAQTQRTIHVKDGLVVD is encoded by the coding sequence ATGGCAACTACGATCTGGATGGAAGGTATTACTAAAAGCTATCGCCTGGGCGAAATGGAGGTGCCTGTACTTAAGGGAATTGACCTCAATATTGAAGAAGGCGAATATGTGGCGATTATGGGGATGTCGGGCTCTGGTAAGTCTACGCTGATGAATATTTTGGGTTGCCTAGATCGTCCGACGGGAGGATACTATTTTTTGGATGGTAGAAACTTGACTACTATGACAAATGATGAGTTAGCCTATATCCGCAATCAGCAGATTGGTTTTGTGTTTCAACAGTTCAATTTGCTGCCCCGCGCTACGGCATTGGAAAATGTGATGTTACCGATGGTATATGCTGGCATTTCTAAGCCGCAACGTCGTCGTAGAGCGGAGGAAGCGTTGACTCGCGTGGGTTTGGCGCAGCGGCTTTCTAACCGTCCTTCTCAGTTGTCTGGGGGACAGCAGCAACGAGTTGCGATCGCACGCGCCCTCGTCAATCGTCCTGCTCTTGTTCTAGCAGATGAACCGACAGGAGCGCTAGATACCCAAACTTCTGAGGAGGTGATGGAGTTACTTGGCGACCTAAATCGCCAAGGGATTACGATCGTTATTGTTACCCACGAACCCGATATTGCAGCCCAAACTCAGCGCACAATTCACGTCAAAGATGGTTTGGTAGTTGATTAG
- a CDS encoding dihydrolipoamide acetyltransferase family protein: MIHEVFMPALSSTMTEGKIVSWVKSPGDKVEKGETVVVVESDKADMDVETFYEGYLATIVIQAGEVAPVGAAIALVAETEAEIETAKQQAASKKAPSAATAPAKVAPAETAQPVAAAAGSANSDNGRQIASPRAKKLAKELKVDLNSLKGSGPHGRIVAEDVEAASGKATAPAAAPVMTPVAAPSPAPAAKPAPAPAPVPIVPGQVVPLTTLQNAVVRNMVASLQVPTYHVGYTITTDNLDKLYKQIKSKGVTMTALLAKAVAVTLEKHPLLNAGYTEQGIQYRGAINISVAVAMDDGGLITPVLQNADQVDIYSLSRTWKDLVDRARSKQLQPQEYNSGTFTLSNLGMFGVDRFDAILPPGQGSILAIGASRPQVVATADGMLGVKQQMQVNITCDHRIIYGAHAAAFLKDLAKLIETNPQSLTM, from the coding sequence ATGATCCACGAAGTTTTCATGCCCGCACTCAGTTCTACAATGACCGAAGGCAAAATTGTTTCCTGGGTTAAATCACCAGGGGACAAGGTTGAAAAAGGCGAAACGGTGGTGGTGGTCGAGTCCGACAAGGCAGATATGGATGTAGAAACCTTCTACGAGGGGTATCTAGCTACGATCGTCATCCAAGCTGGTGAAGTAGCCCCCGTTGGTGCCGCCATTGCTTTAGTAGCAGAAACAGAAGCAGAAATCGAGACGGCGAAGCAACAAGCAGCCAGCAAAAAAGCCCCATCTGCGGCAACTGCCCCAGCCAAAGTAGCCCCAGCCGAGACGGCCCAGCCAGTTGCAGCAGCGGCAGGTTCTGCTAATAGCGACAACGGACGGCAAATCGCCTCTCCCCGCGCCAAAAAGTTGGCAAAAGAATTAAAAGTAGATTTGAATAGCCTCAAAGGCAGCGGCCCTCACGGACGCATTGTAGCAGAGGATGTGGAAGCCGCATCTGGTAAGGCTACAGCACCCGCAGCAGCACCAGTAATGACCCCCGTTGCCGCACCGTCACCCGCCCCAGCTGCCAAACCCGCCCCAGCCCCCGCCCCCGTCCCAATTGTTCCCGGTCAAGTAGTCCCTTTAACTACCCTGCAAAATGCGGTAGTGCGGAATATGGTGGCGAGTCTGCAAGTACCTACTTACCATGTCGGCTACACAATCACCACAGATAATCTTGACAAACTGTATAAGCAGATTAAGTCCAAAGGCGTCACGATGACGGCGTTGTTAGCCAAAGCAGTCGCAGTAACATTGGAAAAACATCCACTACTCAATGCAGGTTATACCGAACAAGGAATTCAGTATCGCGGTGCGATTAATATTTCTGTAGCCGTGGCGATGGATGACGGCGGACTGATTACTCCAGTATTGCAAAATGCTGACCAGGTAGATATCTACTCGCTTTCTCGCACTTGGAAGGATTTGGTCGATCGGGCCAGAAGTAAGCAATTACAACCGCAGGAGTATAATTCAGGGACATTTACCCTGTCGAATTTGGGAATGTTTGGCGTAGACCGATTTGATGCTATCTTACCACCCGGACAAGGTTCGATTCTTGCGATCGGCGCATCTCGTCCGCAAGTTGTCGCAACAGCAGATGGAATGTTGGGAGTCAAGCAGCAAATGCAGGTAAATATTACTTGCGATCATCGCATTATTTACGGTGCCCATGCGGCGGCTTTCTTGAAAGATTTGGCGAAGTTAATTGAGACGAATCCGCAATCCTTGACGATGTAA
- a CDS encoding YlqD family protein: protein MDVSTNHLLLKRPVTVKAIVTPRWKDEAQQQLQTQLNQTDQQLQQLEIQGQRAITEIQKQSLQPPGPQVMQQIENIQMQVNQRKSELLEQKNQALQQLQQVQILELNQEVSQGQIESIFRIEPGDNLVEKMQVEILLRDGIVEEIRGDI from the coding sequence ATGGATGTCTCTACAAACCACCTTTTGCTAAAGCGCCCGGTTACAGTCAAAGCGATCGTTACGCCCCGCTGGAAAGACGAGGCGCAGCAACAACTGCAAACCCAACTCAATCAAACAGATCAGCAATTGCAACAGCTAGAAATTCAAGGACAGCGGGCAATAACTGAAATTCAAAAACAAAGCCTGCAACCCCCCGGCCCGCAGGTAATGCAACAAATTGAAAACATTCAAATGCAGGTGAATCAAAGGAAAAGCGAACTGCTAGAACAGAAAAATCAAGCCCTGCAACAACTGCAACAAGTGCAAATCCTCGAACTCAACCAAGAAGTCAGTCAAGGCCAAATTGAAAGCATTTTCCGAATTGAGCCTGGAGACAACTTAGTTGAGAAAATGCAAGTAGAAATACTGCTGCGCGATGGGATCGTAGAAGAAATTCGCGGCGATATTTAG
- a CDS encoding AMP-dependent synthetase/ligase produces the protein MLKEHPASLYSLKMTERERANLKRMADYSSVQSLPEIWPLAVQRFEKVVALHDPHAKPEVILTYAQVYQQIQQFAAGLQALGLEPAAEPPRVALIADNSPRWTIADQGIMMAGAADVVRSASAEREELLYILENSGSTVLVVEDNKTLKKIRDRIYDLPIQFAVLLSDEQPETPSNLKVLNFSQLMAAGVSQKLKPVSQNLDTLATLLYTSGTTGKPKGVMLSHGNLLHQVTTLGSVIQPQVGDTVLSILPTWHAYERAAEYFLISQGCTQIYTTLRHVKSDLKQYKPRYMVGVPRLWESIYEGVQKQFREQPTNKQRLINTLLGISQKYIEARRIVRGLTLQPYPPTPSQKLAAAMQTLALTPLHALAERLVYRQVREATGGKLKYVLSGGGSLAMHLDNFFEIVGIEVLVGFGLTETSPVTHARRPWHNLRGSAGQAIPGTECKIVDPETRETLPVGQRGLVLVRGPQVMRGYYQNPTATAKAIDPEGWFDTGDLGWLTAGNDLVLTGRAKDTIVLTNGENIEPQPLEDACLRSPYIDQIMLVGQDARSIGALIVPNTEALKTWASSQNLRLSLPEETISIDPSSTQEINLDSKIIQDLFRQELTREVQNRPGYRPDDRIGPFKLILEPFSIDNGMMTQTLKIKRPVVMERYRDMIDGMY, from the coding sequence ATGTTGAAAGAACACCCTGCTTCCCTCTATTCCTTGAAAATGACTGAACGAGAACGTGCCAACTTGAAACGAATGGCAGATTACTCCTCAGTGCAGTCTTTACCGGAAATCTGGCCTCTAGCAGTGCAACGATTTGAAAAAGTTGTCGCCCTCCACGACCCCCACGCCAAGCCAGAAGTAATCCTCACATACGCGCAAGTGTACCAACAAATTCAGCAGTTTGCGGCTGGGTTACAGGCGTTGGGACTCGAACCGGCGGCAGAACCGCCTCGCGTCGCGTTAATTGCCGACAACAGTCCTCGGTGGACGATCGCAGATCAGGGCATTATGATGGCAGGGGCAGCTGATGTGGTTCGCAGCGCTTCGGCAGAGCGAGAAGAATTGCTGTATATTTTGGAGAATAGCGGCAGTACGGTTTTGGTAGTAGAAGATAACAAAACGCTGAAGAAAATACGCGATCGCATTTACGACCTCCCCATCCAATTTGCCGTCTTGCTATCTGACGAACAACCAGAAACCCCCTCAAACCTGAAAGTACTCAATTTCTCTCAGCTAATGGCAGCTGGTGTTTCCCAAAAATTAAAACCAGTCAGCCAAAACCTAGATACACTCGCAACTCTACTCTACACATCTGGAACTACCGGCAAACCGAAAGGCGTAATGCTATCTCACGGTAACCTGCTACACCAAGTCACAACCTTGGGTTCAGTCATTCAACCGCAAGTTGGCGATACTGTGCTAAGCATACTCCCCACGTGGCACGCTTACGAACGCGCTGCTGAATACTTCCTTATATCTCAAGGTTGCACGCAGATTTACACCACCCTGCGCCACGTCAAATCAGACCTCAAGCAATACAAACCCCGTTACATGGTGGGAGTACCGCGACTTTGGGAATCAATTTATGAAGGGGTGCAAAAGCAGTTCCGCGAACAACCCACCAACAAACAACGATTGATTAACACCCTGCTGGGTATCAGCCAAAAGTATATCGAGGCGCGGCGAATTGTCAGGGGTTTAACCTTACAACCCTACCCTCCAACCCCATCCCAAAAGCTAGCAGCGGCGATGCAAACCCTTGCCCTTACTCCCCTCCACGCACTAGCAGAACGGCTGGTTTATCGACAAGTGCGCGAAGCTACAGGAGGAAAACTGAAGTACGTCCTCAGCGGTGGCGGTTCTCTGGCAATGCACTTAGACAATTTTTTTGAAATTGTCGGCATAGAAGTGCTGGTGGGCTTTGGTTTAACTGAAACATCCCCCGTTACCCACGCCCGTCGCCCTTGGCATAACCTGCGCGGTTCGGCGGGACAGGCAATTCCGGGTACGGAATGCAAGATTGTTGACCCAGAAACCCGCGAAACCCTGCCTGTGGGTCAGCGCGGCTTAGTGCTGGTGCGAGGGCCACAAGTAATGCGAGGATATTATCAAAATCCTACGGCAACCGCTAAGGCGATCGATCCTGAAGGTTGGTTTGATACCGGCGATTTGGGTTGGTTGACGGCGGGGAACGATTTGGTGCTGACCGGACGCGCTAAGGATACGATCGTATTGACCAATGGGGAAAATATCGAACCGCAGCCTCTAGAAGATGCCTGCTTGCGTAGTCCTTATATCGATCAGATTATGCTAGTAGGGCAAGATGCGCGATCGATCGGTGCCTTGATTGTTCCCAACACAGAAGCCCTCAAGACATGGGCATCATCCCAAAACCTGCGACTGTCCCTACCGGAGGAAACCATATCGATCGATCCCTCGTCCACCCAAGAAATTAACCTGGATAGTAAAATTATTCAGGACTTATTCCGGCAAGAACTAACTCGCGAAGTCCAAAACCGTCCCGGTTACCGCCCCGACGATCGCATCGGCCCTTTCAAGTTGATTCTAGAGCCATTTTCTATTGATAATGGCATGATGACTCAAACCCTGAAAATCAAGCGACCCGTCGTAATGGAACGCTATCGCGATATGATCGACGGGATGTACTAA